In Arvicola amphibius chromosome 1, mArvAmp1.2, whole genome shotgun sequence, one DNA window encodes the following:
- the Slc3a2 gene encoding 4F2 cell-surface antigen heavy chain → MDPEPKEHSTGGVAVPRQPPGAHTGPDVQVVSAGGDSGTMSQDTEVDMKEVELNELEPEKQPMNAAAGAAAGEKNGLVKIKVAEDEAEAGTKFTGLSKEELLKVAGSPGWVRTRWALLLLFWLGWLGMLAGAVVIIVRAPRCRELPVQRWWHEGALYRVGNLQAFVGPNAGGIAGLKKHLEYLSTLKVKGVVLGPIHKNQMDEVNETDLKQIDPTLGSQEDFKDFLQSAKKKSIHIILDLTPNYRGQNSWFLPAQADVVAAKVKEALSSWLQDGVYGFQVRDVGNLTDASSHLAEWQNITKSFSEDRLLIAGTDSSDLQQILSILKSTSDLLLTSSYLSSSSFTGEHTESLVTQYLNATGSRWCGWSVSQAGLLTASIPAQLLRLYQLLLFTLPGTPVFSYGDEIGLKAAAGPGQSAEAPLMPWNESSLPQTSEPISPDMTVKGQNEDPGSILAQFKRLSHLRGKERSLLHGDFHALASSSGLFSYIRHWDQNERYLIVLNFQDVSLSARLEASNLPAGISLPASANLLVSTNSTRLSQEEGTSLKLENLSLNPHEGLLLNFPYVA, encoded by the exons ATGGATCCCGAACCTAAAGAACACTCCACCGGCGGCGTCGCGGTTCCCCGCCAGCCGCCCGGCGCGCACACGGGGCCTGATGTCCAGGTTGTCAGCGCAGGGGGCGACTCAG GCACCATGAGCCAGGATACCGAAGTAGACATGAAGGAGGTGGAGCTGAACGAGCTAGAACCGGAGAAGCAGCCTATGAATGCAGCGGCCGGGGCGGCGGCCGGGGAGAAGAATGGCCTGGTGAAGATCAAGGTGGCTGAAGACGAGGCGGAGGCCGGGACCAAGTTCACGGGCTTGTCTAAGGAGGAGCTGCTGAAGGTAGCCGGCAGCCCGGGCTGGGTGCGCACCCGCTGGGCGCTGCTCCTGCTCTTCTGGCTCGGCTGGCTGGGCATGCTGGCGGGCGCCGTGGTCATCATCGTTCGGGCGCCGCGCTGCCGGGAACTGCCGGTACAGAGGTGGTGGCACGAGGGCGCCCTCTATCGTGTCGGCAACCTTCAGGCCTTCGTAGGCCCGAACGCTGGAGGCATAGCTG GTCTGAAGAAGCATCTGGAGTACTTGAGCACCCTGAAGGTGAAGGGCGTGGTGCTGGGCCCAATTCACAAGAACCAGATGGATGAAGTCAATGAAACAGACTTGAAACAAATTGACCCCACTTTAGGCTCCCAGGAAGATTTTAAAGACTTTCTGCAATCTGCCAAGAAGAAGA GCATTCACATCATTTTAGACCTGACTCCCAACTACCGGGGCCAGAATTCATGGTTCCTTCCTGCTCAGGCTGACGTTGTAGCCGCCAAAGTGAAG GAAGCTCTGAGTTCTTGGTTGCAGGATGGGGTTTATGGGTTCCAAGTTCGGGATGTGGGAAATCTGACG gATGCATCCTCACACTTGGCAGAGTGGCAGAATATTACCAAGAGCTTCAGTGAGGATAG ACTCCTGATTGCAGGGACtgactcctctgacctccagcaaATCCTGAGCATACTCAAATCCACCAGTGACCTGCTGTTGACTAGCTCATATCTGTCAAGTTCCAGTTTTACTGGGGAGCATACAGAATCACTAGTTACTCAGTATTTGAATGCCACCGGCAGTCGCTGGTGCGGCTGGAGT GTGTCTCAGGCAGGACTCCTGACAGCTTCCATACCGGCTCAGCTCCTCCGACTCTACCAGTTGCTGCTCTTCACTCTGCCAGGGACCCCTGTTTTCAGCTATGGGGATGAGATTGGCTTGAAGGCAGCTGCTGGTCCTGGACAG TCTGCAGAGGCCCCATTAATGCCATGGAATGAATCCAGCCTCCCACAGACATCAGAACCCATAAGCCCCGACATGACAGTGAAG GGTCAGAATGAAGACCCTGGCTCCATCCTGGCCCAGTTCAAGCGGCTGAGTCACCTTCGGGGTAAGGAGCGCTCTCTGTTGCATGGTGACTTCCATGCACTAGCCTCCTCATCTGGCCTCTTCTCCTACATCCGCCACTGGGACCAGAATGAGCGTTACCTGATAGTACTCAACTTTCAGGATGTGAGCCTGTCAGCCAGGCTAGAGGCTTCTAACCTCCCTGCTGGCATAAGTCTGCCAGCCAGTGCTAACCTGTTGGTTAGTACCAACAGTACCCGGCTAAGCCAAGAGGAGGGCACATCTCTGAAGCTGGAAAACCTGAGCCTGAATCCTCATGAGGGCTTGCTCTTGAATTTCCCCTATGTTGCTTGA